One genomic window of Acidobacteriota bacterium includes the following:
- a CDS encoding helix-turn-helix domain-containing protein, with protein sequence MEAEKLYSVPEAAKFLGGISKWTVHAWLAQGKMRRTKVGSRTMIRESELQKVIEEGGKSPSRRRRNS encoded by the coding sequence ATGGAAGCAGAAAAACTGTACTCCGTACCTGAGGCAGCGAAATTCCTGGGTGGTATCAGCAAGTGGACCGTACATGCATGGCTTGCCCAGGGCAAAATGCGACGCACAAAAGTCGGCTCGCGCACGATGATTAGAGAGTCCGAGTTGCAAAAAGTCATTGAGGAGGGCGGCAAGTCGCCTTCGCGCCGTCGTCGAAACAGCTAA
- a CDS encoding CGNR zinc finger domain-containing protein, which translates to MTHPVFEPKPSEKPPIEFTDPWKVRDYLLGTQCEPLDYTEFSFWSGRFGIGEAELSLESERKPRRMHILDWHAAMDEDLIEWKQLFTAALILPQSKWELLEKDFPIRKVRQLQKPFPLKIGWLGGLPIGTVILETALDAIVTSIQIDKLQGAQFQQCARPNCPRVFKLESRHERLYCDTDCAHYMAVKNSRARAAKKSSRNRISRQSRTPGS; encoded by the coding sequence TTGACGCACCCGGTTTTTGAGCCAAAACCATCGGAAAAGCCGCCGATAGAATTTACTGATCCCTGGAAAGTTCGCGACTATCTCTTAGGTACCCAATGTGAGCCATTGGACTACACCGAGTTTTCGTTTTGGTCGGGACGCTTTGGGATAGGTGAGGCGGAACTAAGTCTAGAGAGCGAGAGAAAGCCGCGGCGTATGCACATCCTCGACTGGCACGCTGCGATGGATGAGGATCTCATCGAGTGGAAGCAATTGTTTACGGCGGCATTGATTCTTCCTCAATCGAAATGGGAGTTGCTTGAGAAGGATTTTCCGATACGAAAAGTAAGACAATTGCAAAAACCATTTCCTCTGAAGATAGGTTGGCTTGGGGGGTTGCCAATTGGAACGGTGATCCTCGAAACAGCCTTGGATGCGATTGTCACATCAATTCAGATTGACAAGCTGCAGGGCGCTCAGTTTCAGCAATGCGCCCGCCCCAACTGTCCAAGGGTCTTCAAACTTGAGAGCCGCCACGAACGCCTTTATTGCGACACCGATTGCGCTCACTACATGGCTGTGAAGAACAGCAGAGCACGAGCTGCGAAGAAGAGCAGCAGGAATCGAATATCCAGACAAAGCAGGACGCCCGGCAGCTAA
- a CDS encoding tyrosine-type recombinase/integrase yields MPLSEMGEHQLGRRPEECHCLRWENINWDGGRNGVLLITQGKTKAARRVLPLSPRVRTVLQSRWKLTGEPGEGWVWPAETKDGHINHDSVKLQHKKALKLAKLRAFEVYSIRHTFLTRLGESGCDAWTLARIAGHSSISISQRYVHPSEDAVLNALSRLSGHNSGHNDENEIAAGSVGLLLSTANREG; encoded by the coding sequence ATGCCACTGTCTGAGATGGGAGAACATCAACTGGGACGGCGGCCGGAAGAATGCCACTGTCTGAGATGGGAGAACATCAACTGGGACGGCGGCCGCAATGGCGTGCTTCTAATTACGCAAGGCAAGACCAAAGCTGCGCGGCGCGTCCTTCCGCTTAGTCCGCGCGTCCGCACAGTGCTCCAGAGCCGCTGGAAACTCACGGGCGAACCGGGCGAGGGCTGGGTCTGGCCCGCGGAAACAAAGGATGGCCACATCAATCATGACAGCGTGAAGCTTCAACACAAAAAGGCCCTGAAGCTCGCGAAGCTCCGCGCATTTGAGGTTTACTCAATTCGGCATACGTTCCTGACGCGACTTGGAGAGAGTGGCTGTGATGCATGGACTCTTGCGAGAATTGCCGGACACTCCAGTATCAGCATCTCGCAGCGATACGTTCACCCGTCCGAGGACGCAGTCCTAAACGCGCTTTCTCGTTTGAGTGGGCACAATTCTGGGCACAACGACGAAAATGAAATTGCTGCAGGCTCTGTGGGATTGTTGCTAAGCACCGCCAACCGAGAGGGTTAA
- a CDS encoding PilZ domain-containing protein, whose protein sequence is MTTERSERRSGQRVPVQSPVTVRQPDGSESQGLTRDLSNNGIFLYSEAGMAEGSKLELVVMLPPGLGLGLGGWALCQASVVRVEQAGGKGVGIAATLDRIELLPQLG, encoded by the coding sequence ATGACGACAGAACGGTCTGAACGGCGGTCTGGCCAGCGTGTCCCGGTGCAGTCGCCAGTCACAGTGCGCCAACCGGATGGATCCGAGTCCCAAGGCCTCACACGGGACCTCAGCAACAACGGGATTTTCCTCTATTCCGAAGCGGGCATGGCGGAGGGTTCGAAGCTCGAGCTGGTCGTCATGCTTCCCCCAGGCCTGGGACTAGGTTTGGGCGGATGGGCGCTTTGCCAGGCCTCGGTCGTCCGCGTGGAGCAGGCCGGTGGCAAAGGGGTGGGCATCGCAGCTACCCTTGACCGGATTGAACTGCTGCCCCAACTCGGATAG